A window from Dioscorea cayenensis subsp. rotundata cultivar TDr96_F1 chromosome 10, TDr96_F1_v2_PseudoChromosome.rev07_lg8_w22 25.fasta, whole genome shotgun sequence encodes these proteins:
- the LOC120270667 gene encoding lipoxygenase 6, chloroplastic-like: protein MKEKLVEKIEDQWESFVNGIGCGIVVQLVSEEIDPDPTAEGRVEKPHPIYVPRDEAFEEVKQTTFSSGALRALLHNLIPALKAVLSKTDKQFECFSDIDQLYKVGVLLQRDEPKATTKLLLPSILSSIMNIGERFLKYEVPSIISRDSFSWLRDNEFARQTLAGVNPVDIERLREFPIISKLDPAVYGPPESAITKDCIEHDLNGMSLEEAMENDRLFILDYHDLLLPFVKKINSLKGRKVYASRTIFFCTRFGSLRPIAIELSLPPTASNPPKKRVYTRGHDATSHWIWKLAKAYVCSVDVGVHQLVNHWLRTHACMEPYIIAAQSSLVSCTQFSSCCIHICDRQRKSTHWHDKV from the exons ATCCAACAGCAGAGGGTAGGGTAGAGAAGCCTCATCCTATATATGTCCCTCGCGATGAGGCATTTGAGGAAGTCAAGCAGACCACATTTTCTTCTGGAGCTTTAAGAGCATTACTTCACAATCTGATACCAGCCCTAAAAGCTGTACTTTCTAAAACTGACAAACAGTTCGAGTGCTTCTCTGACATCGACCAGCTATACAAAGTCGGGGTACTACTCCAACGTGATGAACCTAAAGCAACCACCAAGCTTTTGCTCCCATCAATACTGTCAAGTATCATGAATATCGGTGAAAGATTTCTAAAATATGAGGTTCCATCTATCATATCGA GGGACAGTTTTTCTTGGTTGCGGGACAATGAATTTGCCCGCCAGACTTTAGCTGGTGTAAACCCAGTTGATATTGAAAGACTGAGG GAGTTCCCTATAATTAGCAAGTTGGATCCTGCAGTTTATGGTCCTCCAGAGTCGGCAATAACTAAGGATTGTATAGAGCATGATTTGAACGGAATGAGCCTTGAAGAG GCGATGGAGAATGATAGATTGTTTATTCTTGATTATCATGATCTCCTTCTTCCATTTGTAAAAAAGATCAACTCTTTGAAGGGGAGGAAAGTTTATGCTTCAAGAACAATATTCTTCTGCACCAGATTTGGCAGTCTTAGACCAATCGCTATTGAGCTTAGCTTGCCACCTACTGCTTCCAATCCTCCTAAAAAAAGGGTATATACAAGAGGACATGATGCTACAAGTCATTGGATTTGGAAATTGGCAAAAGCTTATGTCTGTTCAGTTGATGTTGGGGTCCATCAACTAGTGAACCATTG GTTGAGGACTCATGCATGTATGGAGCCCTACATAATTGCTGCTCAAAGCAGCTTAGTTTCATGCACCCAATTTTCAAGCTGCTGCATCCACATATGCGATAGACAACGGAAATCAACGCATTGGCACGACAAAGTTTAA